The Marinobacter sp. ANT_B65 genome has a segment encoding these proteins:
- a CDS encoding nuclear transport factor 2 family protein — protein sequence MQPKDIVAQFISEIRAQRFDNAKTLLVAEGFEYVGPNMRFLSPDDMISFQFAMAAIQKDLILRQLSADGEHVFAILDYQTNFEPIGDVRLALWFRVRDDKIQTVEAFYNAAVVENMLGGNLPAAVE from the coding sequence ATGCAGCCAAAAGACATCGTGGCTCAGTTCATCTCTGAGATCCGCGCCCAGCGTTTTGACAACGCAAAGACCTTGCTGGTTGCTGAGGGTTTTGAGTATGTGGGCCCGAATATGCGTTTCCTTAGTCCGGATGACATGATCTCCTTCCAGTTTGCCATGGCAGCCATACAGAAGGACCTGATTCTCCGGCAACTCAGCGCCGACGGCGAACACGTTTTCGCGATCCTGGATTATCAGACCAACTTTGAACCAATCGGAGATGTGCGGCTGGCGCTCTGGTTTCGTGTCCGGGACGACAAAATCCAGACAGTCGAAGCCTTTTATAATGCGGCCGTAGTTGAAAACATGCTGGGGGGAAACCTGCCTGCAGCCGTGGAATAA
- the ubiB gene encoding ubiquinone biosynthesis regulatory protein kinase UbiB, whose amino-acid sequence MTRLQRLFRISWVFCRYRLDIFLPLAELPGPLKVFFLLAPWHLFPQPKLSRGDRLRLALEELGPVFVKFGQILSTRRDLLPDDMAESLKTLQDRVPPFPSDAARNIIETSLGAPVSELFKEFSADPMASASVAQVHAATLLNGQEVVVKVLRPGIEKVIRQDLALMYLMANLLEKYWTEGKRLHPVEVVEDYDSTIHDELDLQREAANASQLRRNFANSSLIYIPFIDWDYTRKSVLVMERIHGIPIADVPALKAAGVNMKVLAEKGVEIFFTQVFRDSFFHADMHPGNIFVDVSNPADPKYIAIDFGIVGTLAPDDQSYLARNLLAFFRRDYRQVAELHIQSGWVPADTRVNEFEAAIRTVCEPIFEKPLKDISFGHFLLRLFQTARRFNMEVQPQLVLLQKTLLNVEGLGRQLYPELDLWSTAQPFLENWMRKRIGPSGLIKSLQTHLPSWLEQSPEMPQLIHDALLQLRGSGPIEKQNQGTLALIREQQRITDRRWRRGITAIVLVTAAIIGSQPEARTWAETVPLWSWGLLVAAGVLAMRSSR is encoded by the coding sequence GTGACCCGTCTGCAACGCCTGTTCCGAATTTCCTGGGTATTCTGCCGCTACAGGCTGGACATCTTCCTGCCTCTGGCTGAGCTTCCCGGGCCACTAAAGGTCTTCTTCCTGCTCGCACCCTGGCACCTGTTTCCGCAACCAAAACTCAGCCGTGGAGACCGCCTGCGTCTGGCTCTGGAAGAACTCGGGCCGGTATTTGTCAAATTTGGCCAGATTCTCTCCACCCGCCGTGATCTCCTGCCAGACGACATGGCAGAATCACTCAAAACCCTCCAGGATCGCGTCCCCCCCTTCCCCAGCGACGCAGCCCGAAACATTATTGAAACCTCTCTGGGGGCTCCGGTATCCGAGCTGTTCAAAGAGTTCAGCGCCGATCCCATGGCATCCGCCTCAGTGGCACAGGTTCATGCTGCCACTCTGCTGAACGGCCAGGAAGTTGTTGTGAAGGTACTGCGCCCGGGCATAGAGAAAGTGATCCGGCAGGATCTTGCCCTGATGTATCTGATGGCCAATCTGCTGGAAAAATACTGGACCGAAGGCAAGCGCCTGCACCCCGTGGAAGTGGTTGAAGATTACGACTCCACCATCCACGACGAGCTGGACCTGCAGCGCGAGGCCGCCAACGCCAGCCAGTTGCGCCGTAATTTCGCAAACTCCTCACTGATTTACATCCCCTTCATCGACTGGGACTATACCCGCAAGTCAGTACTCGTAATGGAGCGCATCCACGGCATCCCCATTGCCGATGTTCCGGCCCTGAAAGCGGCGGGGGTAAACATGAAGGTTCTGGCAGAGAAAGGCGTTGAGATCTTCTTCACCCAGGTATTCCGTGACAGCTTCTTCCACGCAGACATGCACCCGGGGAATATCTTTGTAGACGTCAGCAACCCCGCCGACCCGAAATACATCGCTATTGATTTCGGCATTGTCGGTACCCTGGCACCGGACGACCAAAGCTACCTTGCCCGAAACCTTCTGGCCTTCTTCCGCCGTGACTACCGACAGGTAGCGGAGCTCCATATCCAGTCCGGCTGGGTACCAGCCGACACTCGGGTAAACGAGTTTGAGGCCGCCATCCGTACCGTATGTGAGCCGATTTTTGAAAAACCCCTGAAGGACATTTCATTTGGTCACTTCCTGCTTCGGCTGTTTCAGACTGCCCGCCGTTTCAATATGGAAGTTCAGCCGCAACTGGTGCTGCTTCAGAAAACCCTGCTGAATGTGGAAGGCCTTGGTCGCCAGCTGTATCCGGAGCTTGATCTCTGGAGCACCGCGCAGCCCTTCCTGGAAAACTGGATGCGCAAGCGGATTGGCCCATCAGGTCTGATCAAATCCCTTCAGACCCACCTGCCCTCGTGGCTGGAGCAATCCCCGGAAATGCCGCAACTGATTCACGACGCGCTACTGCAGCTACGCGGCTCAGGCCCCATCGAGAAACAGAACCAGGGGACACTGGCGCTGATCCGGGAACAGCAACGCATAACAGATCGACGCTGGCGCCGTGGAATTACCGCCATAGTACTGGTTACCGCAGCCATTATCGGATCGCAGCCAGAGGCCCGCACATGGGCGGAGACTGTGCCGCTCTGGAGCTGGGGATTGCTGGTTGCCGCCGGGGTTCTGGCCATGCGTAGCAGTCGCTGA
- a CDS encoding SCP2 domain-containing protein: MFPGPTLLTAITAIIERALNQALELDPAGQQALLDALEGPVQFRITEPVSLTLSLHRAGQRVQVHSQPAEEPSIEISGRPLAFAALASGDNRVFTDKRLEVTGDTGLAHQFQRALDQLDPDWEAAMAQHIGDVPAHFIGKRIRNAVSWSRQAFTTLNANIEEYVHEESRTLPGRRELEATFEDIDTLSLRTERLEARVSLIANRGTTDKPETP, from the coding sequence ATGTTCCCCGGCCCGACCCTGCTTACGGCGATAACCGCCATAATAGAACGGGCACTGAACCAGGCGCTGGAACTGGACCCCGCCGGGCAACAGGCGCTGCTGGATGCTCTCGAAGGGCCTGTACAATTCCGCATTACGGAGCCGGTTTCGCTGACCCTGTCTCTGCACCGCGCCGGACAACGCGTGCAAGTACACAGCCAGCCAGCAGAAGAGCCATCTATTGAGATCAGCGGCAGGCCCCTGGCTTTTGCGGCACTGGCCTCAGGCGACAACCGCGTGTTTACTGACAAACGGCTCGAGGTTACCGGTGATACTGGTCTCGCACACCAGTTTCAGCGCGCCCTGGATCAGCTTGACCCGGACTGGGAAGCCGCCATGGCACAGCATATCGGCGATGTACCGGCCCATTTTATCGGCAAGCGCATTCGCAATGCCGTGAGCTGGAGCCGACAGGCCTTCACTACTTTGAACGCCAATATCGAAGAATACGTGCATGAGGAAAGCCGCACCCTGCCAGGCCGTCGCGAGCTGGAAGCCACATTCGAAGATATCGATACCCTCAGTCTGCGCACAGAGCGCCTGGAAGCGCGCGTAAGCCTGATTGCAAATCGTGGCACTACTGACAAACCGGAGACTCCGTGA
- the ubiE gene encoding bifunctional demethylmenaquinone methyltransferase/2-methoxy-6-polyprenyl-1,4-benzoquinol methylase UbiE, which yields MSEQQTPASPGNGQDDITHFGFSNVPKSQKANQVAEVFHSVAGKYDLMNDLMSMGVHRLWKRFTIELSGVRPGHQVLDIAGGTGDLTMKFSDLVGRDGKVVLADINASMLQVGRSRLTDRGYAGNIEYVQADAEHLPFPDNNFNAVSIAFGLRNVTDKDQALRDMTRVLKPGGKLMVLEFSKPTNPLLSKAYDTYSFKALPLMGKLIAGDSESYKYLAESIRMHPDQDTLKSMMEDAGLVNCKYYNMTGGIVALHVGIKP from the coding sequence ATGAGCGAGCAACAAACACCGGCCAGCCCCGGCAATGGCCAGGACGACATAACCCATTTCGGTTTCAGCAACGTACCAAAGAGCCAGAAAGCAAACCAGGTGGCTGAGGTGTTTCACAGTGTCGCGGGCAAATACGACCTTATGAACGACCTCATGTCCATGGGTGTTCACCGGTTGTGGAAGCGCTTTACCATTGAGCTTTCCGGTGTGCGTCCGGGGCATCAGGTACTGGATATTGCCGGCGGAACCGGCGACCTGACCATGAAATTTTCTGATCTGGTGGGCCGTGACGGCAAAGTGGTTCTCGCCGACATCAACGCTTCCATGCTGCAGGTTGGTCGCAGCCGCCTGACCGATCGCGGTTACGCTGGCAATATTGAATATGTGCAGGCGGATGCCGAACACCTTCCCTTCCCGGATAACAACTTCAACGCAGTGTCCATTGCCTTCGGCCTGCGTAACGTAACCGATAAGGATCAGGCTTTACGTGACATGACCCGCGTGCTGAAGCCCGGAGGCAAGCTGATGGTACTTGAGTTTTCCAAGCCCACCAACCCGCTGCTCAGCAAAGCCTACGACACCTATTCATTCAAGGCTCTGCCATTAATGGGCAAGCTTATTGCCGGCGACAGCGAAAGTTACAAATACCTGGCTGAGTCCATTCGCATGCACCCGGATCAGGACACGCTCAAAAGCATGATGGAAGACGCCGGCCTGGTGAACTGCAAATACTACAATATGACCGGCGGCATTGTTGCCCTGCACGTGGGAATCAAACCCTGA
- a CDS encoding polyhydroxyalkanoic acid system family protein: MSVIDVHRAHSFDKGHAREAAETLARDLSSQFDVNYQWEGDHLTFKRSGAKGHLNITDEDLHVHLELGMLLRPFKSRIEQEINSQLDQILKA; encoded by the coding sequence ATGTCCGTAATCGATGTACACCGCGCTCACTCTTTTGATAAAGGTCATGCCCGCGAAGCGGCGGAAACGCTTGCCCGCGATCTCTCCAGCCAGTTTGATGTGAATTACCAGTGGGAGGGCGATCATCTGACGTTCAAACGCTCTGGTGCCAAAGGCCATCTGAACATTACCGATGAAGATCTGCACGTGCATCTGGAGCTGGGAATGCTGCTGCGCCCTTTCAAATCGAGGATTGAGCAGGAGATCAACAGTCAGCTTGATCAGATTCTGAAGGCGTGA